A single Elaeis guineensis isolate ETL-2024a chromosome 15, EG11, whole genome shotgun sequence DNA region contains:
- the LOC105057950 gene encoding auxin-induced in root cultures protein 12 yields the protein MAAAFVLLSMAIAAVCFLPPPVAAHLCESNDVGSNRVFANCSDLPHLSASLHWTYNSSAGALSIGFAAQPAKQGGWVAWAINPTGTGMLGSQTLAAFQGADGKMVVKTYNISTFKAVKESKIAFETADLAAEYVNGTMWIFGTVMVGNDVKTVNQVWQVGPSVTKGVPDKHDIYVDNLHAKGTLTLAQAVSPAPAPSQSPPESSTGEMNASNLLYFFMFLLFVF from the coding sequence ATGGCCGCCGCCTTCGTGCTCCTTTCCATGGCTATCGCTGCCGTTTGCTTCCTTCCGCCTCCCGTTGCCGCCCACCTGTGCGAGTCCAACGATGTGGGATCCAACCGGGTGTTCGCGAACTGCAGCGATCTCCCCCACCTGTCCGCCTCCCTCCACTGGACCTACAACAGCTCCGCAGGGGCGCTCTCGATCGGCTTCGCGGCGCAGCCGGCGAAGCAGGGGGGTTGGGTGGCGTGGGCAATCAATCCCACGGGGACGGGCATGTTGGGGTCGCAGACGCTGGCGGCGTTCCAGGGGGCGGACGGGAAGATGGTGGTGAAGACGTACAACATCTCCACATTCAAGGCGGTGAAGGAGTCGAAGATCGCCTTCGAGACGGCGGATCTGGCGGCGGAATACGTGAACGGGACGATGTGGATCTTCGGGACGGTGATGGTGGGGAATGATGTGAAGACGGTGAATCAGGTATGGCAGGTGGGGCCTTCGGTGACGAAGGGCGTGCCGGACAAGCACGACATCTATGTGGACAATTTGCACGCCAAGGGCACCTTGACTTTGGCCCAGGCGGTCAGCCCCGCACCCGCCCCATCCCAGTCCCCGCCGGAGTCCAGCACCGGGGAGATGAACGCCAGtaatcttctttatttttttatgtttttacTTTTCGTTTTTTAG